A DNA window from Centropristis striata isolate RG_2023a ecotype Rhode Island chromosome 10, C.striata_1.0, whole genome shotgun sequence contains the following coding sequences:
- the naxd gene encoding ATP-dependent (S)-NAD(P)H-hydrate dehydratase isoform X4 — MPRLYWSSILCSHLSTESDAATVIKSYSPELIVHPVLDSPNAVEEIEKWLPRLHSLVVGPGLGREDVLLKTAKEVIEKSKARDIPIVIDADGLWLVTQQPAVIQGYQKGILTPNFMEFTRLYEALHHEPMDSSDHHRSVMQLSGAMGNITVVLKGEQDLITDGSKVISCSLEGSGRRCGGQGDLLSGSMGVLAHWAHAASAAGMGRSMNPSVVAAFGACSLTRQCNSQAFQRHGRSTTTTDMIQEIGSAFKKLFES; from the exons ATGCCAAGA CTATACTGGAGCTCCATACTTTGCAGCCATCTCAGCACTGAAAGTG ATGCTGCAACTGTAATCAAATCATACAGCCCTGAGCTCATAGTTCATCCTGTTCT GGACAGTCCTAATGCAGTGGAAGAGATAGAAAAATGGCTCCCAAGACTTCACAGCCTTGTGGTGGGACCAGGTCTAGGGAGAGAAGACGTATTACTGAAGACAGCCAAG GAGGTGATAGAGAAGTCTAAAGCCAGAGATATTCCTATTGTCATTGATGCA gaCGGATTATGGCTAGTTACACAGCAACCAGCTGTTATTCAAGGGTACCAGAAGGGCATCCTCACACCTAACTTTATGGAGTTCACCCGTCTGTATGAGGCACTG CACCATGAACCTATGGACAGCAGCGATCATCATCGCAGCGTGATGCAGCTCAGTGGAGCCATGGGCAACATCACTGTGGTGCTAAAAGGAGAACAGGATCTCATTACAGACGGCAGTAAGG TGATCTCATGCAGTTTGGAGGGCAGTGGGAGAAGATGTGGTGGACAGGGTGATCTACTGTCTGGATCTATGGGCGTTTTGGCACACTGGGCCCATGCTGCCTCTGCAGCAGGAATGGGCAGAAG TATGAATCCATCAGTGGTTGCAGCATTCGGGGCCTGTTCTCTTACAAGACAGTGCAACAGTCAAGCATTCCAGCGACACGGCAGGTCCACCACCACAACGGACATGATCCAGGAAATTGGCTCAGCCTTCAAAAAGTTATTTGAAAGCTGA
- the rab20 gene encoding ras-related protein Rab-20, whose protein sequence is MPEVSKMKKPDAKVVLLGDMNVGKTSLLHRYTERKFKDTISTVGGAFFLKQWGPYNISIWDTAGREQFHGLGSMYCRGAAAIILTYDVTNWQSLAELEERFLSLTDTANHDCIYALVGNKADLTDPEAQRSRDLDVVSEDQTECEEERTEPQVLSACPTPPASPASLSGVTINKQVTLEDAVGLYRRILRYKDLEDKSSVPAEKMCFETSAKTGYNVDALFEALFDLVLPSILRKRNENQESPTVDLEDCRGGSSKKSRSGCC, encoded by the exons ATGCCAGAGGTGTCGAAGATGAAGAAGCCCGACGCGAAGGTGGTTCTCCTGGGGGACATGAACGTGGGGAAGACTTCGCTGCTCCACAGGTACACGGAGAGGAAGTTCAAAGACACTATCAGCACCGTCGGAGGGGCGTTTTTCCTCAAACAGTGGGGACCTTACAACATCTCAATATGGGACACTGCAG GTCGGGAGCAGTTCCACGGGTTGGGCTCCATGTACTGTCGAGGTGCAGCTGCCATCATCCTCACTTACGATGTTACCAACTGGCAGAGCCTAGCTGAGCTGGAGGAGCGCTTCCTGTCCCTGACTGACACTGCTAACCATGACTGCATTTACGCTTTAGTGGGCAACAAGGCTGATCTCACAGACCCTGAAGCCCAGCGCTCCCGGGACTTAGATGTGGTGTCTGAGGACCAGACTGagtgtgaggaggagaggacagaaccACAGGTGCTGTCTGCTTGCCCCACGCCCCCGGCCTCCCCTGCATCCCTCTCTGGGGTCACGATAAACAAACAGGTTACTCTTGAGGATGCAGTGGGGCTTTACAGGAGAATACTGCGCTACAAGGACCTAGAGGACAAAAGCAGCGTGCCTGCAGAGAAGATGTGCTTCGAGACGAGCGCCAAGACGGGCTACAATGTGGACGCTCTGTTTGAGGCGTTGTTTGATCTGGTGCTGCCGTCCATCCTGAGGAAGAGAAATGAGAACCAGGAGTCTCCTACGGTGGACCTGGAGGACTGCAGGGGAGGCAGCAGCAAGAAGTCCAGATCTGGCTGCTGCTAG
- the ing1 gene encoding inhibitor of growth protein 1, translating to MLNPTNGDPSHVVVNYVEEYLDLVESLPFDLQRSVSLMKEIDARYQDVLKELDDAYERYRRESDTLQRRKLQLSIQRALIRSQELGDEKIQIAGQMVELVENRTRQIDWHSELLLSSQEVPESHVPTATSLTTNTASMMSSSSSSSATVTPGKTGHHDKKRDEVTPGSGGGDKAGGKRSRRQKNGENRESYSGLDHAEETGVGASREKRAKTSSKKKKRSKGKSEREVSPPDLPIDPDEPTYCLCEQVSYGEMIGCDNDECPIEWFHFSCVGLHHKPKGKWYCPKCRGENEKTMDKALERAKKERAYNR from the exons ATGTTGAACCCTACCAATGGCGACCCGAGCCACGTTGTTGTGAATTATGTTGAGGAGTATTTGGACCTGGTGGAGTCCCTACCCTTTGACCTGCAGAGGAGTGTGTCCCTCATGAAGGAAATTGATGCTAGGTATCAAG ATGTTCTAAAGGAGCTTGATGATGCTTATGAACGATATCGCCGGGAGTCTGACACACTTCAGAGACGAAAGCTTCAGTTATCCATTCAGAGAGCGCTGATCCGCAGTCAAGAGCTTGGAGATGAGAAAATCCAGATTGCCGGGCAAATG gTCGAGTTAGTTGAGAACCGAACACGACAAATCGACTGGCATTCTGAACTTCTCCTTTCCTCTCAAGAAGTCCCTGAGAGTCACGTTCCCACAGCAACGTCGTTGACAACTAATACAGCATCCATGATGTCGTCGTCGTCGTCATCATCAGCCACCGTTACTCCAGGCAAAACCGGCCACCACGACAAGAAGCGCGACGAGGTCACCCCAGGCTCCGGGGGCGGAGATAAAGCCGGAGGTAAACGCTCAAGACGTCAGAAAAACGGAGAAAACCGGGAAAGTTACAGTGGTCTGGATCACGCAGAGGAAACAGGAGTTGGGGCATCCCGGGAAAAGAGAGCCAAAACCTcttcaaagaagaagaaaaggtcaAAAGGAAAGTCTGAGAGAGAAGTGTCACCCCCAGACCTGCCCATCGACCCAGATGAGCCGACATACTGCCTGTGTGAGCAGGTGTCCTACGGTGAGATGATCGGCTGTGATAACGATGAATGCCCTATCGAGTGGTTTCATTTCTCCTGTGTTGGGCTCCATCATAAGCCCAAAGGCAAGTGGTACTGTCCCAAGTGTCGGGGAGAGAAcgagaaaaccatggacaagGCCTTAGAGAGGGCCAAGAAGGAAAGGGCTTACAACAGGTAG
- the ube2al gene encoding ubiquitin conjugating enzyme E2 A, like, whose translation MSTPARRRLMRDFKRLQEDPPAGVSGAPSENNIMVWNAVIFGPEGTPFEDGTFKLIVEFTEEYPNKPPTVRFVSKMFHPNVYADGSICLDILQNRWSPTYDVSSILTSIQSLLDEPNPNSPANSQAAQLYQENKREYEKRVSAIVEQSWRDS comes from the exons ATGTCAACCCCGGCTAGAAGGAGACTTATGAGAGATTTTAAACG GCTACAAGAGGACCCTCCAGCTGGTGTCAGTGGTGCCCCATCGGAAAACAACATTATGGTGTGGAATGCAGTCATATTTGG CCCTGAAGGAACTCCCTTTGAGGACG GTACATTTAAACTCATTGTAGAGTTTACAGAAGAATACCCCAACAAACCCCCAACAGTACGATTTGTGTCAAAGATGTTTCATCCAAATG tctatgcAGATGGCAGTATATGTTTGGACATCCTACAGAATCGTTGGAGTCCCACTTATGATGTGTCCTCTATTCTTACATCTATCCAG TCCCTGCTCGATGAACCAAACCCAAACAGTCCAGCCAACAGTCAGGCAGCTCAGCTGTACCAGGAGAACAAGCGGGAATATGAGAAGCGTGTGTCTGCCATTGTAGAACAAAGCTGGAGAGACAGTTGA
- the naxd gene encoding ATP-dependent (S)-NAD(P)H-hydrate dehydratase isoform X3: MIRIVCVQLSALKRSCSLVFERYYSLGSTSHRGMDDDILALAKSIVPPLTSKKHKGQDGRIGIIGGCQDYTGAPYFAAISALKVGADLSHVFCTKDAATVIKSYSPELIVHPVLDSPNAVEEIEKWLPRLHSLVVGPGLGREDVLLKTAKEVIEKSKARDIPIVIDADGLWLVTQQPAVIQGYQKGILTPNFMEFTRLYEALHHEPMDSSDHHRSVMQLSGAMGNITVVLKGEQDLITDGSKVISCSLEGSGRRCGGQGDLLSGSMGVLAHWAHAASAAGMGRSMNPSVVAAFGACSLTRQCNSQAFQRHGRSTTTTDMIQEIGSAFKKLFES, encoded by the exons ATGATCAGGATCGTTTGTGTACAGTTGTCAGCGTTGAAACGCAGCTGCAGTTTAG TGTTTGAACGCTACTACAGTTTGGGGTCTACATCACACAGAGGCATGGATGATGACATCCTCGCACTGGCAAAGAGCATAGTCCCTCCTCTGACATCCAAAAAGCACAAGGGACAAGACGGACGTATTGGGATCATTGGAGGATGCCAAGA CTATACTGGAGCTCCATACTTTGCAGCCATCTCAGCACTGAAAGTG GGGGCTGACTTGTCTCATGTGTTTTGCACCAAAGATGCTGCAACTGTAATCAAATCATACAGCCCTGAGCTCATAGTTCATCCTGTTCT GGACAGTCCTAATGCAGTGGAAGAGATAGAAAAATGGCTCCCAAGACTTCACAGCCTTGTGGTGGGACCAGGTCTAGGGAGAGAAGACGTATTACTGAAGACAGCCAAG GAGGTGATAGAGAAGTCTAAAGCCAGAGATATTCCTATTGTCATTGATGCA gaCGGATTATGGCTAGTTACACAGCAACCAGCTGTTATTCAAGGGTACCAGAAGGGCATCCTCACACCTAACTTTATGGAGTTCACCCGTCTGTATGAGGCACTG CACCATGAACCTATGGACAGCAGCGATCATCATCGCAGCGTGATGCAGCTCAGTGGAGCCATGGGCAACATCACTGTGGTGCTAAAAGGAGAACAGGATCTCATTACAGACGGCAGTAAGG TGATCTCATGCAGTTTGGAGGGCAGTGGGAGAAGATGTGGTGGACAGGGTGATCTACTGTCTGGATCTATGGGCGTTTTGGCACACTGGGCCCATGCTGCCTCTGCAGCAGGAATGGGCAGAAG TATGAATCCATCAGTGGTTGCAGCATTCGGGGCCTGTTCTCTTACAAGACAGTGCAACAGTCAAGCATTCCAGCGACACGGCAGGTCCACCACCACAACGGACATGATCCAGGAAATTGGCTCAGCCTTCAAAAAGTTATTTGAAAGCTGA
- the naxd gene encoding ATP-dependent (S)-NAD(P)H-hydrate dehydratase isoform X1, producing MQANTTRGFLWSDVETRTLLNIWGEQDIQTALDGNFRNSFVYRDVSRRLGAMGFERTPEQCRVRIKSLKRQYLLAKEGNLRNNGQYHKICKFYDTMERILSNRPALDPQEFIDSGAGGEEAVDGLEEDGEDAQDAYSEGTGECPYPAETEVKLEYPTVPIPIPVKVTVGNNSSSVRPHNSSQSASNLPARTPKRPRKRRANFPMEKLMEQFLEQSAQAEESFYRMEEQRLQAEDRRREAEHARELHMLQMLGQMFSSISSARPASASTPSKTAPPARAPVFSSASPSCTRGQSSHLRRPSPQTDCCMQQSQLLNPDPQALVFERYYSLGSTSHRGMDDDILALAKSIVPPLTSKKHKGQDGRIGIIGGCQDYTGAPYFAAISALKVGADLSHVFCTKDAATVIKSYSPELIVHPVLDSPNAVEEIEKWLPRLHSLVVGPGLGREDVLLKTAKEVIEKSKARDIPIVIDADGLWLVTQQPAVIQGYQKGILTPNFMEFTRLYEALHHEPMDSSDHHRSVMQLSGAMGNITVVLKGEQDLITDGSKVISCSLEGSGRRCGGQGDLLSGSMGVLAHWAHAASAAGMGRSMNPSVVAAFGACSLTRQCNSQAFQRHGRSTTTTDMIQEIGSAFKKLFES from the exons ATGCAAGCGAACACAACGCGGGGCTTCTTGTGGTCGGACGTGGAGACGAGGACCTTGTTGAACATCTGGGGGGAGCAGGACATCCAGACGGCGCTGGATGGAAACTTCCGCAACAGCTTCGTGTACCGCGACGTCTCCCGTAGGCTGGGGGCGATGGGCTTTGAGAGGACGCCGGAGCAGTGCAGGGTGCGGATCAAAAGCCTCAAGAGACAGTACTTGTTGGCAAAGGAAGGGAATCTGCGGAACAACGGACAGTACCACAAGATTTGCAAGTTTTATGACACCATGGAGAGGATTTTGAGCAACCGGCCCGCTCTTGACCCTCAGGAGTTCATAGACAGCGGGGCGGGAGGAGAGGAGGCCGTGGATGGcctggaggaggatggagaagaTGCTCAGGATGCATACTCTGAGGGCACAGGGGAGTGTCCCTATCCTGCAGAGACTGAAGTCAAGTTGGAGTACCCAACTGTTCCCATCCCTATTCCAGTGAAAGTGACAGTGGGCAATAACA GCTCTTCAGTAAGACCGCATAACAGCAGCCAATCAGCCAGTAATCTGCCAGCCAGAACGCCTAAACGGCCGAGGAAGCGGCGTGCTAACTTCCCCATGGAGAAACTAATGGAGCAGTTTCTGGAGCAGAGCGCCCAGGCTGAGGAAAGCTTCTACCGGATGGAAGAGCAGCGACTGCAGGCAGAAGACCGCCGCAGGGAAGCCGAGCACGCCAGGGAGCTGCACATGCTTCAGATGCTCGGCCAGATGTTCTCCAGCATCTCCTCCGCCAGACCCGCCTCTGCATCCACTCCCTCCAAAACTGCTCCTCCTGCCCGCGCTCCCGTGTTCTCCAGTGCCTCCCCGTCATGTACACGTGGCCAGTCCAGTCATCTCAGACGCCCTTCACCCCAGACAGACTGTTGCATGCAACAAAGTCAACTGTTGAACCCAGATCCTCAGGCATTAG TGTTTGAACGCTACTACAGTTTGGGGTCTACATCACACAGAGGCATGGATGATGACATCCTCGCACTGGCAAAGAGCATAGTCCCTCCTCTGACATCCAAAAAGCACAAGGGACAAGACGGACGTATTGGGATCATTGGAGGATGCCAAGA CTATACTGGAGCTCCATACTTTGCAGCCATCTCAGCACTGAAAGTG GGGGCTGACTTGTCTCATGTGTTTTGCACCAAAGATGCTGCAACTGTAATCAAATCATACAGCCCTGAGCTCATAGTTCATCCTGTTCT GGACAGTCCTAATGCAGTGGAAGAGATAGAAAAATGGCTCCCAAGACTTCACAGCCTTGTGGTGGGACCAGGTCTAGGGAGAGAAGACGTATTACTGAAGACAGCCAAG GAGGTGATAGAGAAGTCTAAAGCCAGAGATATTCCTATTGTCATTGATGCA gaCGGATTATGGCTAGTTACACAGCAACCAGCTGTTATTCAAGGGTACCAGAAGGGCATCCTCACACCTAACTTTATGGAGTTCACCCGTCTGTATGAGGCACTG CACCATGAACCTATGGACAGCAGCGATCATCATCGCAGCGTGATGCAGCTCAGTGGAGCCATGGGCAACATCACTGTGGTGCTAAAAGGAGAACAGGATCTCATTACAGACGGCAGTAAGG TGATCTCATGCAGTTTGGAGGGCAGTGGGAGAAGATGTGGTGGACAGGGTGATCTACTGTCTGGATCTATGGGCGTTTTGGCACACTGGGCCCATGCTGCCTCTGCAGCAGGAATGGGCAGAAG TATGAATCCATCAGTGGTTGCAGCATTCGGGGCCTGTTCTCTTACAAGACAGTGCAACAGTCAAGCATTCCAGCGACACGGCAGGTCCACCACCACAACGGACATGATCCAGGAAATTGGCTCAGCCTTCAAAAAGTTATTTGAAAGCTGA
- the naxd gene encoding ATP-dependent (S)-NAD(P)H-hydrate dehydratase isoform X2, translated as MLQEAHMLAFCFITVALSIVATLVCLDQEVFERYYSLGSTSHRGMDDDILALAKSIVPPLTSKKHKGQDGRIGIIGGCQDYTGAPYFAAISALKVGADLSHVFCTKDAATVIKSYSPELIVHPVLDSPNAVEEIEKWLPRLHSLVVGPGLGREDVLLKTAKEVIEKSKARDIPIVIDADGLWLVTQQPAVIQGYQKGILTPNFMEFTRLYEALHHEPMDSSDHHRSVMQLSGAMGNITVVLKGEQDLITDGSKVISCSLEGSGRRCGGQGDLLSGSMGVLAHWAHAASAAGMGRSMNPSVVAAFGACSLTRQCNSQAFQRHGRSTTTTDMIQEIGSAFKKLFES; from the exons ATGCTGCAGGAGGCTCACATGCTCGCCTTTTGCTTTATCACAGTTGCTTTGTCGATTGTCGCCACATTGGTGTGTTTGGATCAGGAAG TGTTTGAACGCTACTACAGTTTGGGGTCTACATCACACAGAGGCATGGATGATGACATCCTCGCACTGGCAAAGAGCATAGTCCCTCCTCTGACATCCAAAAAGCACAAGGGACAAGACGGACGTATTGGGATCATTGGAGGATGCCAAGA CTATACTGGAGCTCCATACTTTGCAGCCATCTCAGCACTGAAAGTG GGGGCTGACTTGTCTCATGTGTTTTGCACCAAAGATGCTGCAACTGTAATCAAATCATACAGCCCTGAGCTCATAGTTCATCCTGTTCT GGACAGTCCTAATGCAGTGGAAGAGATAGAAAAATGGCTCCCAAGACTTCACAGCCTTGTGGTGGGACCAGGTCTAGGGAGAGAAGACGTATTACTGAAGACAGCCAAG GAGGTGATAGAGAAGTCTAAAGCCAGAGATATTCCTATTGTCATTGATGCA gaCGGATTATGGCTAGTTACACAGCAACCAGCTGTTATTCAAGGGTACCAGAAGGGCATCCTCACACCTAACTTTATGGAGTTCACCCGTCTGTATGAGGCACTG CACCATGAACCTATGGACAGCAGCGATCATCATCGCAGCGTGATGCAGCTCAGTGGAGCCATGGGCAACATCACTGTGGTGCTAAAAGGAGAACAGGATCTCATTACAGACGGCAGTAAGG TGATCTCATGCAGTTTGGAGGGCAGTGGGAGAAGATGTGGTGGACAGGGTGATCTACTGTCTGGATCTATGGGCGTTTTGGCACACTGGGCCCATGCTGCCTCTGCAGCAGGAATGGGCAGAAG TATGAATCCATCAGTGGTTGCAGCATTCGGGGCCTGTTCTCTTACAAGACAGTGCAACAGTCAAGCATTCCAGCGACACGGCAGGTCCACCACCACAACGGACATGATCCAGGAAATTGGCTCAGCCTTCAAAAAGTTATTTGAAAGCTGA